The Thermococcus stetteri genome has a segment encoding these proteins:
- a CDS encoding ATP-binding cassette domain-containing protein, with the protein MDAILVENLVKKYGDFEAVRGISFRVKRGEIFAFLGPNGAGKTTTVHVLTTLLRPTAGKAVVAGHDVREEPMEVRKRIGIVFQDPSIDRELTAWENMYIHGRIYGLKGSGLKEKIERLLKFVELWEFKDKPVKTFSGGMQRRLEIARSLLHEPEVLFLDEPTIGLDPQTRAHIWDYIRAMKEEHNMTIFLTTHYMDEAEQLADRIAIIDHGRIIAEGTAEELKRLVGNDVIYLKLDAPEELKCLQGEFIRGCRVLPDGRVSLEVDNAAEALPRLFELASERGLRILEVTYHRPTLNDVFLHLTGREIRDEGPENPMAAFARMRMGRRVRGWRH; encoded by the coding sequence GTGGATGCGATCCTCGTTGAGAACCTCGTCAAAAAGTACGGGGACTTCGAGGCCGTTAGGGGAATCTCCTTCAGGGTCAAAAGGGGGGAGATATTCGCCTTCCTCGGGCCGAACGGTGCTGGAAAAACGACAACGGTTCACGTCCTCACGACGCTTCTGAGACCAACCGCTGGAAAGGCAGTTGTCGCGGGCCACGACGTTAGGGAGGAACCGATGGAAGTAAGGAAAAGGATAGGCATAGTCTTTCAGGATCCAAGCATTGACCGGGAACTCACAGCATGGGAGAACATGTACATTCACGGGAGGATTTACGGGCTGAAGGGGAGCGGGCTGAAGGAGAAGATCGAGAGGCTCCTCAAGTTCGTCGAGCTCTGGGAGTTCAAGGATAAGCCCGTAAAGACCTTCAGCGGCGGGATGCAGAGGAGGCTTGAGATAGCACGCTCCCTTCTCCACGAGCCGGAGGTTCTCTTCTTGGATGAGCCGACGATAGGCCTCGACCCGCAGACGAGGGCGCACATCTGGGACTACATACGGGCAATGAAGGAGGAGCACAACATGACGATTTTCCTCACAACCCACTACATGGACGAGGCAGAACAGCTGGCTGACAGAATAGCAATCATAGACCACGGGAGAATAATAGCGGAGGGCACCGCCGAGGAGCTGAAGAGGCTTGTAGGAAACGACGTGATCTACTTAAAGCTCGATGCCCCGGAAGAGCTCAAGTGCCTCCAGGGGGAGTTCATTAGGGGCTGTAGGGTTCTTCCCGACGGCAGGGTTTCCCTTGAGGTTGACAACGCCGCCGAAGCCCTTCCAAGGCTCTTCGAGCTTGCGAGTGAGAGGGGCCTCAGAATCCTGGAGGTCACCTACCACCGCCCGACGCTCAACGACGTCTTCCTCCACCTGACTGGCAGGGAGATAAGGGACGAGGGCCCGGAGAACCCGATGGCGGCATTCGCGAGAATGAGAATGGGAAGGAGGGTGAGGGGATGGAGGCACTAA